In a genomic window of Occallatibacter riparius:
- a CDS encoding sigma-70 family RNA polymerase sigma factor, whose amino-acid sequence MDSASDSADLEQATAEVRPRDVVASSLRDVEAVDDLYRLSGAEAFGLTLADFAVALDEAGRKSNFGLAAGAPAEAHQRQAFYRALHLRELALARACALGREAAWTQFMAEFRGPVLQAAIGITRSSSLGEELADSLYSELFGLTQRDGRRWSPLETYSGRGSLMGWLRAMLAQRHVNHFRKTHRESPLEDVEPVANAVAEPQPVQATELAEAVSGVLGGLDAEARFLLSAYYLDRRTLLELGGVLRVHEATVSRKLKRVTEEVRKKLLKALQNRGMSRRAAEEALGVDPGDLDLNLRKLLQAPGDPAFLRKEGGL is encoded by the coding sequence GTGGACAGCGCATCCGATTCCGCAGATCTGGAGCAGGCAACGGCTGAGGTTCGGCCTCGGGATGTTGTGGCTTCGAGTCTGCGTGACGTGGAGGCGGTGGACGATCTCTATCGGCTGAGCGGGGCGGAGGCGTTCGGCCTGACGCTCGCGGATTTCGCGGTGGCGCTGGACGAGGCGGGACGGAAGAGCAACTTCGGATTGGCGGCCGGCGCGCCGGCGGAAGCTCATCAGAGACAGGCATTTTATCGGGCGCTGCACCTGCGGGAGCTTGCGCTGGCGCGGGCGTGTGCGCTGGGACGCGAGGCGGCGTGGACGCAATTCATGGCGGAGTTTCGGGGGCCGGTGCTGCAGGCGGCGATCGGGATTACGCGGTCAAGCTCGCTGGGTGAGGAGCTGGCGGACTCGCTTTATTCAGAACTGTTCGGATTGACTCAAAGGGACGGCAGGCGGTGGTCGCCGCTGGAGACGTATTCGGGACGCGGGTCGCTGATGGGATGGCTGCGGGCCATGCTGGCGCAGCGGCATGTGAACCATTTCAGGAAGACGCACCGGGAGAGTCCGCTGGAGGATGTGGAGCCGGTGGCGAACGCGGTGGCCGAGCCGCAGCCTGTGCAGGCGACGGAACTGGCCGAGGCGGTAAGCGGGGTTCTGGGCGGTCTGGATGCGGAGGCGCGGTTCTTGCTGTCGGCGTACTATCTGGACCGGAGAACGCTGCTGGAGCTGGGCGGGGTGCTGCGGGTGCATGAGGCCACGGTGAGCCGCAAGCTGAAGCGCGTGACCGAGGAGGTCAGGAAGAAGTTGTTGAAGGCGTTGCAGAATCGGGGGATGAGCCGCCGGGCCGCCGAGGAGGCTTTGGGCGTCGATCCCGGGGATTTGGATTTGAATTTGCGAAAGCTGCTGCAAGCTCCGGGCGATCCGGCGTTCCTCAGGAAGGAAGGAGGACTGTGA
- a CDS encoding sensor histidine kinase: MKRNSLVRRAILSVLLIELLCAMGILSTALWHEWGSRMRSLDISLEGRADSLMGAVQDAEDPEDNVTVNPEEFTAPKGDSFAVFNSSGKLIGQFGEALPELLTLQKDGFRDARHGNHRFRVLQREALRIIDRDETHGVGIRRPFTVVYATTTNHLWHETVEATQFYLMVSVGLLLATALVLIWLLRRLLSPLEQLAVSASQINTDALAFEPPPSAERVTELVPLVQALSAMVARVREAFERQHRFINDAAHELKTAVAVVRSSIQVLDMRPRTAEEYRQGLEDVLQDNERVEGLVRQMLTLASFDDRSGAANGECNLAEEVRSAAHALRSFAEMQGATVRCALHDTQVGVAADAARTLASNLILNALQHSPAGAEVVVTVEREGDQVRLEVRDAGSGIAPENLERVFERFFREDSSRSRATGGAGLGLAICKSIVNAAQGTIEASSELGKGTVMRVVLPTRLTPAVVNGLGEAATEDAAPRAHGVV; this comes from the coding sequence ATGAAGCGTAATTCCCTGGTGCGGCGGGCGATTCTCTCGGTGCTGCTGATTGAATTGCTGTGCGCGATGGGGATTCTTTCGACCGCGCTGTGGCATGAGTGGGGCAGCCGCATGCGGTCCCTCGATATCTCGCTGGAGGGGCGCGCGGACTCGCTGATGGGCGCGGTGCAGGATGCCGAGGACCCTGAGGACAATGTCACGGTGAATCCGGAGGAGTTTACGGCTCCGAAGGGGGATTCGTTCGCCGTGTTCAACTCGAGCGGCAAGCTGATCGGGCAATTCGGGGAGGCGTTGCCGGAGCTTCTGACGCTGCAGAAGGACGGCTTTCGCGATGCGCGGCACGGCAACCATCGATTTCGCGTGCTGCAGCGCGAGGCGCTGCGCATTATCGACCGCGATGAGACGCACGGCGTGGGGATCCGGCGGCCGTTCACCGTGGTGTACGCGACGACGACCAATCACCTGTGGCATGAGACGGTGGAGGCCACCCAGTTCTACCTGATGGTGAGCGTGGGGCTGTTACTTGCGACGGCGCTGGTGCTGATATGGCTGCTGCGCCGGCTGCTGTCTCCGCTGGAGCAGCTTGCGGTGAGCGCTTCACAAATCAACACAGATGCGCTGGCGTTTGAGCCGCCGCCTTCTGCGGAGCGCGTGACGGAACTGGTGCCGCTGGTGCAGGCGCTGTCGGCGATGGTGGCGCGTGTGCGGGAGGCGTTCGAGCGGCAGCATCGGTTCATTAATGATGCGGCGCATGAATTGAAGACGGCGGTGGCGGTGGTGCGGTCGTCGATCCAGGTGCTGGACATGCGACCTCGGACGGCGGAGGAGTATCGGCAGGGGTTGGAGGATGTACTCCAAGACAACGAGCGCGTGGAGGGGCTGGTGCGGCAGATGCTGACGCTGGCCAGCTTTGATGATCGCAGTGGCGCGGCCAACGGCGAGTGCAACCTCGCGGAAGAGGTTCGGTCGGCGGCGCACGCGCTGCGCAGCTTTGCCGAGATGCAGGGAGCGACGGTGCGGTGCGCGCTGCACGATACGCAGGTTGGTGTGGCGGCGGATGCAGCTCGGACGCTGGCTTCAAACCTGATTCTGAATGCGCTGCAGCACAGCCCAGCGGGAGCGGAGGTTGTGGTAACAGTCGAGCGTGAGGGGGACCAGGTGCGGCTGGAGGTGCGGGACGCGGGGTCGGGGATTGCGCCGGAGAACCTGGAGCGGGTGTTCGAGCGATTCTTCCGCGAGGATAGTTCGCGATCGCGCGCTACGGGCGGAGCGGGGCTGGGATTGGCGATCTGCAAGAGCATTGTGAATGCCGCGCAGGGGACGATTGAGGCTTCGAGCGAGCTGGGTAAGGGGACGGTGATGCGGGTTGTGCTTCCTACGAGGCTGACCCCTGCGGTGGTGAACGGGTTGGGTGAGGCGGCCACGGAAGACGCTGCTCCGCGCGCACATGGTGTAGTTTAG
- a CDS encoding response regulator transcription factor, producing MLGSVVMRVLVVEDEVRLAQNIAAALREGPNYAVDVCHDGEEALLLCDVTSYDLAILDLMLPKVRGDQLLRRLRRNNQVMPVLVLTAVSGAESTIELLNLGADDYMTKPFDLGELIARARALIRRGKGVKNTTLKVGPVVVSIAEQRVMVAGKDIDLSPTEYRILEYLMHHPRAVVSKETLLEHLYDFTWEHHSNVIEAHISNLRRKLRNASELAVVETLRGRGYRLAVMDEAVR from the coding sequence GTGTTAGGTTCGGTGGTGATGCGGGTGCTTGTGGTCGAGGACGAAGTTCGGCTGGCGCAGAACATTGCGGCGGCGCTGCGCGAGGGGCCGAACTATGCGGTGGACGTTTGCCACGATGGCGAAGAGGCCCTGCTGCTGTGCGATGTGACGAGCTACGATCTCGCGATCCTGGACCTGATGCTGCCGAAGGTGAGGGGGGACCAGTTGTTGCGACGGTTGCGTCGCAACAACCAGGTGATGCCGGTGCTGGTGCTGACGGCGGTAAGCGGGGCGGAGAGCACGATCGAGCTGCTGAACCTGGGCGCGGACGACTACATGACCAAGCCGTTCGACCTGGGCGAGTTGATTGCTCGGGCGCGGGCGCTGATCCGGCGGGGCAAGGGCGTGAAGAACACGACGCTGAAAGTGGGGCCCGTGGTCGTGAGCATCGCCGAGCAGAGAGTGATGGTGGCAGGGAAGGATATCGACCTGTCGCCGACGGAGTATCGGATTCTCGAGTACCTGATGCATCATCCGCGCGCGGTGGTGTCGAAGGAGACGCTGCTGGAGCATCTCTACGACTTCACGTGGGAGCATCACTCGAACGTGATTGAAGCGCATATCTCGAATTTGCGGCGGAAGCTGCGGAATGCGTCGGAACTGGCGGTGGTGGAGACGCTGCGGGGGCGCGGGTACAGGCTGGCCGTGATGGATGAGGCAGTGCGATGA
- a CDS encoding 5'-3' exonuclease, whose amino-acid sequence MKVFLVDGTYELFRHYFGAPKARDAKGREVGAVRGVLASLLGMMRGGVTHVGVATDHVIESFRNNLWAGYKTGEGVEPDLLSQFPILEETLAAAGITVWPMVEFEADDALASACAFALKDPRVEQVVICTPDKDLCQCVRGSHVVQLVRRTGVTIDEAGVFAKFGVTPESIPDYLALVGDSADGYPGLPGWGAKSSASVLAKFGHIESIPASARDWHVNVMNSASLADTLSRERKLALLFRILATLRSDIPLLDNVDSLKWTGPQPDFDAIARLLDEAVTEKTTRKQPKVRTGANQTV is encoded by the coding sequence TTGAAAGTCTTTTTGGTTGATGGCACCTACGAATTGTTTCGCCACTACTTCGGCGCCCCGAAGGCTCGGGACGCAAAGGGCCGCGAAGTGGGAGCGGTGCGAGGAGTCCTGGCATCATTGCTTGGCATGATGCGGGGCGGAGTCACCCACGTCGGCGTTGCCACCGACCACGTCATCGAGTCGTTTCGCAACAACCTCTGGGCAGGGTACAAGACCGGCGAGGGCGTTGAGCCCGACCTGCTCTCGCAGTTTCCCATCCTGGAGGAAACGCTCGCCGCAGCCGGCATTACGGTCTGGCCAATGGTGGAGTTTGAAGCCGACGACGCCCTCGCCTCGGCCTGTGCCTTCGCCTTGAAGGATCCCCGAGTCGAGCAGGTTGTCATCTGCACACCAGACAAGGACCTTTGCCAATGCGTTCGTGGATCGCATGTGGTGCAGTTGGTCAGGCGGACGGGCGTCACCATCGATGAAGCCGGCGTCTTCGCCAAGTTTGGCGTGACTCCGGAGTCGATCCCCGACTACCTTGCCCTCGTGGGCGATTCCGCTGATGGCTATCCGGGTCTTCCCGGCTGGGGAGCAAAGTCCAGCGCCTCTGTGCTGGCCAAATTCGGCCACATTGAATCCATTCCGGCATCCGCACGGGACTGGCATGTGAATGTAATGAACTCGGCTTCTCTGGCTGACACTTTGTCGCGCGAGCGTAAGCTTGCCCTGCTCTTCAGAATCCTCGCCACCCTCAGGAGCGACATCCCCCTTCTCGATAACGTGGACAGCTTGAAGTGGACTGGACCTCAACCGGACTTTGACGCAATCGCCAGACTGCTCGACGAAGCCGTAACCGAAAAGACGACCCGGAAACAGCCCAAAGTGAGAACTGGAGCGAACCAAACGGTTTGA
- a CDS encoding TonB-dependent receptor produces MISLRKLYIPAFLLSLLVALPAAAQIVGGTISGTVHDPSGAALSGASVIVRQVETGATRTLTTSPDGRFYAPSVPVGHYSVSVKADGFDPQQRSGFDLTVGQSLSVDFVLGIANVEQQVEVDAAGEAINTSTQSVSGLVDERQVKELPLNGRSYDQLITLNPGTVNYTGQRSGGTGTSNSSVGNMFSVSGRRPQDNLFLLNGIEYTGASLINVTPGGTSGQLLGVDAVKEFNVVSDTYGASYGKRSGAQVSVITTSGTNNLHGTAFEFIRNSAFDARNYFDQGDIPNFQRNQFGGSLGGPIRKNKLFLFGNYEGFRQAWGLTAVTFVPDNRARQGYLPNSSGGETYVGVDPSVKPLLDLWPVQNGPELGGGIAKAFSNPKQHIREDFGTARVDHNITANDLLFGVYTIDDSSANSPSQNPLSLIDETLRAQVASIQEQHVFSTSLLNTARFGYSRASFFFTGYSPIDVPGWVAGKPIGTIVVSGSTASNGASQITQAGTNTGSNNDSTRNLFTFDDHVYWTHGKHEIEFGGWIQRQQANDILAQNQYGQASFADLQTLLQGTVKTFTVVPSPTKLGWRSLFGAVFVEDTWKVSPRLELRAGFRFESSNGWNESQGRASNYAIVDGVLQTDPIVGNSALSKNRAKFLPEPRVGFAWNVWGNGKTAVHGGFGIYNGLLDTLNYRLDQTAPFNTTQSLSNVKVADLQITPGTPPPAGSKISPSNVQPDLNTPEVLEWNLRIEQQLAPRTSLSVGYVGSHSYHQILSADLNQPVPSYTPDGKIYYPFAKDAKGPAFANPKLANTTSWISPGAGLYSGFVADVRRTFGQGFQIRGNYTWSKNLDNGSAWNTSVSANTPAYVEFPLNPKLDWGPGATDIRNAASINASYELPFGPGHALLAHATGLTRSAATGWTVSSIIASQSGFPFTPQLGYNPTLNGDTRNPVRPNWNPDYHGKLYPKTAAQWFDPNAFLPPTITFDTPTCGSSNTCGTYGNVRRDSLQGPGLTTVDFSVSKNTRFTERTGLQFRAEFFNLLNHTNFLTPNPVTYTSATSGISPTAGVITATSTTSRQIQFGAKLEF; encoded by the coding sequence GTGATTTCTCTTAGGAAGCTGTATATTCCGGCATTCCTCTTGTCACTCCTGGTTGCCCTGCCCGCTGCTGCGCAAATCGTCGGAGGCACCATCAGCGGAACCGTGCACGACCCCAGCGGCGCCGCGCTCTCCGGCGCAAGCGTCATTGTCCGCCAGGTTGAAACCGGCGCAACCCGCACGCTGACCACCTCGCCCGATGGCCGCTTCTACGCCCCGTCCGTCCCCGTCGGTCACTATTCCGTCTCCGTGAAAGCTGACGGCTTCGATCCGCAGCAGCGCTCCGGCTTTGACCTCACCGTCGGCCAGAGCCTCTCCGTCGACTTCGTCCTCGGCATCGCCAATGTCGAGCAGCAGGTCGAAGTCGACGCCGCCGGCGAAGCCATCAACACCAGCACGCAATCCGTCTCCGGCCTCGTCGACGAGCGCCAGGTCAAAGAGCTTCCCCTCAACGGCCGCAGCTACGACCAACTCATCACCCTCAATCCCGGCACCGTGAACTACACCGGCCAGCGCTCCGGCGGAACCGGCACCTCCAACTCCTCCGTCGGCAACATGTTCTCCGTCAGCGGCCGCCGCCCTCAGGACAATCTCTTCCTCCTCAACGGCATTGAATACACCGGCGCATCGCTCATCAACGTCACCCCCGGCGGCACCAGCGGCCAGCTCCTCGGCGTCGATGCCGTAAAGGAATTCAACGTGGTCAGCGACACCTACGGCGCCAGCTATGGCAAGCGCTCGGGCGCGCAGGTCAGCGTCATCACCACTTCGGGCACCAACAACCTCCACGGCACCGCATTCGAGTTCATCCGGAACAGCGCCTTTGACGCCCGCAACTACTTCGACCAGGGCGACATCCCCAACTTCCAGCGCAACCAGTTCGGCGGCTCGCTCGGCGGACCCATCCGCAAGAACAAGCTCTTCCTCTTCGGCAACTACGAAGGCTTCCGCCAGGCCTGGGGACTCACCGCCGTCACCTTCGTTCCCGACAACCGCGCTCGTCAGGGCTATCTGCCCAACTCCTCCGGCGGCGAAACCTACGTCGGCGTCGATCCCTCCGTAAAACCTCTGCTCGATCTATGGCCCGTTCAGAACGGCCCCGAGCTCGGCGGCGGAATCGCCAAAGCCTTCAGCAATCCCAAGCAGCATATCCGCGAAGACTTCGGCACCGCGCGCGTCGACCACAACATCACCGCCAACGACCTCCTCTTCGGCGTCTACACAATCGACGACAGCTCGGCGAACTCACCCTCCCAAAACCCGCTCAGCCTCATCGATGAAACCCTCCGCGCGCAGGTCGCCAGCATCCAGGAGCAGCACGTCTTCTCCACCTCCCTGCTCAACACCGCGCGCTTCGGCTACTCGCGAGCCAGCTTCTTCTTCACCGGATACTCGCCCATCGATGTCCCCGGCTGGGTCGCCGGCAAGCCCATCGGCACCATCGTCGTGAGCGGCAGCACCGCATCCAACGGCGCATCGCAGATCACTCAGGCCGGCACCAACACCGGCAGCAACAACGACTCCACCCGCAACCTCTTCACCTTCGACGACCACGTCTACTGGACCCACGGCAAGCACGAAATCGAATTCGGCGGCTGGATCCAGCGCCAGCAGGCAAACGACATCCTCGCCCAGAACCAGTACGGCCAGGCCTCGTTCGCCGACCTACAGACCCTCCTTCAGGGCACGGTTAAAACCTTCACCGTCGTGCCTTCGCCCACCAAGCTCGGCTGGCGATCGCTCTTCGGCGCTGTCTTTGTTGAAGACACCTGGAAGGTTTCGCCGCGCCTTGAACTCCGCGCCGGCTTCCGCTTCGAATCCTCCAACGGCTGGAACGAGTCCCAGGGCCGCGCCTCCAACTACGCCATCGTCGACGGCGTCCTCCAGACCGACCCCATCGTTGGCAACTCAGCCCTCAGCAAGAATCGCGCAAAGTTCCTTCCCGAGCCCCGCGTCGGCTTTGCCTGGAACGTCTGGGGCAACGGCAAAACCGCCGTCCACGGCGGCTTCGGCATCTACAACGGCCTGCTCGACACCCTCAACTATCGCCTCGACCAGACCGCCCCATTCAACACCACGCAGTCTCTCTCCAACGTCAAGGTCGCAGACCTCCAGATCACCCCCGGCACACCCCCTCCGGCCGGCTCCAAAATCTCGCCCAGCAACGTGCAGCCCGATCTCAACACCCCCGAAGTCCTCGAGTGGAACCTCCGCATCGAGCAGCAGCTCGCGCCGCGCACGTCGCTCTCCGTCGGCTACGTCGGCTCGCACAGCTATCACCAGATCCTCTCCGCGGACCTGAACCAGCCAGTCCCCAGCTACACGCCCGACGGCAAGATCTACTATCCCTTCGCGAAGGACGCTAAAGGCCCGGCTTTCGCCAATCCCAAGCTCGCCAACACTACCTCGTGGATCTCCCCAGGCGCCGGTCTCTACAGCGGCTTCGTCGCCGACGTCCGCCGCACCTTCGGCCAGGGATTCCAGATTCGTGGCAACTACACCTGGTCGAAGAATCTCGACAACGGCTCCGCCTGGAATACCAGCGTCAGCGCCAACACCCCCGCCTATGTCGAGTTCCCGCTGAACCCCAAGCTCGACTGGGGTCCCGGCGCAACCGACATCCGGAACGCCGCCTCCATCAACGCCAGCTACGAGCTTCCCTTCGGCCCTGGCCACGCCCTGCTCGCCCACGCCACAGGACTCACCCGCTCCGCCGCCACCGGCTGGACCGTCAGCAGCATCATCGCTTCGCAGTCGGGCTTCCCCTTCACCCCGCAGCTCGGCTATAACCCCACGCTCAACGGCGACACGCGCAACCCCGTCCGCCCCAACTGGAACCCCGACTACCACGGCAAGCTGTATCCCAAGACCGCCGCGCAGTGGTTCGATCCCAACGCGTTCCTGCCGCCCACCATCACCTTCGATACCCCCACCTGCGGCAGCAGCAACACCTGCGGCACCTACGGCAACGTACGCCGCGACTCGCTCCAAGGCCCCGGCCTCACCACGGTCGACTTCTCGGTATCGAAGAACACCCGCTTCACCGAGCGCACCGGCCTCCAGTTCCGCGCCGAGTTCTTCAATCTCCTCAACCACACCAACTTCCTCACGCCCAACCCGGTGACCTACACGTCAGCCACGTCGGGAATCTCCCCCACCGCTGGCGTCATCACCGCAACCTCCACAACCTCGCGCCAGATCCAATTCGGCGCCAAGCTGGAGTTCTAA
- a CDS encoding VWA domain-containing protein, with protein sequence MPNGLFQQAVKSCPIKTSLFRRALFCAVLLPVLAPSAGAQEDSGATFRIESKLVNLFVNVTDRNGSIVGGLTKDDFKILEDGRPQEIAVFERESAMPLSLILAIDTSASTAIDRTRERDASKTFIHALMREQDQMSLIEFATFVNLLVPFTNKVGQLDHGLNSLKGGDATALYDAIYAASDSLASKKGRKVLVIVSDGGDTAKNSTYDDALEHALRGEVMIYSIIDVPIEASAGRDLGGEHALITLAEQTGGKSFYAEQGGLDKAFAKVSDDLRTQYMIGYYPHKQEPGISFHRVSVTVPRAAAEQFNIRYKAGYYSEPPEQPKRRVPID encoded by the coding sequence GTGCCGAATGGCCTTTTCCAGCAAGCAGTGAAGTCCTGCCCCATCAAAACTTCGCTTTTTCGGCGGGCGCTCTTCTGTGCCGTTCTGTTGCCGGTCCTCGCTCCGTCGGCAGGCGCGCAGGAGGATTCGGGCGCGACGTTTCGGATTGAATCGAAGCTGGTGAATTTGTTCGTCAACGTGACAGACCGGAACGGGTCGATTGTCGGCGGGCTCACGAAAGACGACTTCAAGATTCTTGAAGACGGTCGGCCGCAGGAGATTGCGGTGTTTGAGCGCGAGTCGGCGATGCCGCTGTCGCTGATTCTGGCGATTGACACCAGCGCCAGCACGGCGATTGACCGCACCCGCGAGCGCGATGCGTCGAAGACGTTCATCCATGCGCTGATGCGGGAGCAGGACCAGATGAGCCTTATCGAGTTCGCCACCTTCGTGAACCTGCTGGTGCCGTTTACGAACAAGGTGGGCCAGCTCGATCACGGACTCAACTCACTGAAAGGCGGAGATGCGACAGCGCTTTACGACGCGATCTATGCCGCCTCGGACTCGCTTGCGTCGAAGAAGGGGCGCAAGGTGCTGGTGATTGTTTCCGATGGCGGGGACACGGCCAAGAACAGTACCTATGACGACGCGCTGGAGCATGCGCTGCGCGGGGAAGTGATGATCTACTCGATCATCGACGTGCCGATTGAAGCGAGCGCGGGGCGCGACCTGGGCGGCGAGCACGCGCTGATTACGCTGGCCGAGCAGACGGGCGGGAAGAGCTTTTATGCCGAGCAGGGCGGCCTGGACAAGGCTTTTGCGAAGGTCAGCGACGATCTGCGTACGCAATACATGATCGGCTACTATCCGCACAAGCAGGAGCCCGGGATCAGCTTTCATCGCGTGAGCGTGACGGTGCCGAGGGCGGCGGCGGAGCAGTTCAATATTCGATATAAGGCCGGGTATTATTCGGAGCCGCCGGAGCAGCCGAAGAGAAGGGTGCCCATCGATTGA
- a CDS encoding molybdenum cofactor biosynthesis protein MoaE yields the protein MQIRVLPFGILKDWLGASTLELPEGATVATLLERLAAAPAAVPASTWASIAVSVNHEYAQAAQMLREGDEVGLLPPVSGGSGEPDPSSLAHLIRGQGLRTATALYRVPIESAEIIEAIKKGEDGAVVVFDGIVRNNSRGRQTLHLDYEAYEEMAGKQMRELAQESVSRFGVRQVVIVHRLGRLLVGETSVLIVVASAHRAQAYEASRWLIDTLKKTVPIWKKETFVDGAVWADGEPFPEDIAAGRGEPAHG from the coding sequence ATGCAAATACGCGTTCTTCCCTTCGGAATCCTGAAAGACTGGCTCGGCGCATCCACCTTGGAACTGCCTGAGGGCGCGACGGTGGCGACGCTGCTCGAGCGGCTGGCGGCGGCGCCTGCGGCTGTGCCCGCGTCGACGTGGGCGAGCATTGCGGTCAGCGTGAATCATGAGTATGCGCAGGCGGCGCAGATGCTGCGCGAGGGCGATGAGGTGGGGTTGCTGCCGCCGGTATCGGGTGGGTCCGGTGAACCGGATCCTTCTTCCCTTGCACACCTCATTCGTGGACAGGGGCTGCGGACCGCGACTGCGCTGTATCGCGTCCCGATCGAATCAGCAGAGATCATCGAAGCGATCAAGAAGGGCGAGGACGGCGCGGTTGTCGTGTTCGACGGGATCGTGCGGAACAACTCGCGCGGGCGCCAAACGCTTCATCTCGACTATGAAGCGTATGAGGAGATGGCCGGCAAGCAGATGCGCGAACTAGCCCAGGAATCCGTTAGCCGTTTTGGCGTGCGCCAGGTCGTCATCGTACACCGGCTGGGGCGGCTGCTGGTGGGCGAGACCAGTGTGCTGATCGTGGTGGCTTCGGCGCATCGCGCGCAGGCCTACGAGGCTTCGCGGTGGCTGATCGATACGCTTAAGAAGACGGTACCGATCTGGAAGAAGGAGACCTTCGTGGATGGCGCTGTGTGGGCCGATGGAGAGCCGTTTCCGGAAGACATTGCGGCTGGGCGCGGGGAGCCGGCGCATGGGTAA
- a CDS encoding MEDS domain-containing protein, translated as MEPASRHQCLIYGGPPSRHLPALAALLRQKLHQNFRCLYFNSPPMVTGLQSYLAAAGLDVNHELKKGSLLLSSDQGHLVDGLFHADTMLEGLELAAHQAQSDGYEGLFAVGDMTWELGLDRDIKKLLQYEWKLEQLFHRCPALTGICMYHSDTLPRELVQHGTLSHGSIFVNQTLSIINPFHVHTGAPRQPVQTLGTEVEAFLSRVMPETMS; from the coding sequence ATGGAGCCGGCTTCCCGCCATCAATGCCTTATCTACGGGGGTCCGCCGTCACGTCACCTGCCGGCCCTCGCTGCACTCCTGCGCCAAAAACTCCACCAGAACTTCCGCTGCCTCTACTTCAACAGTCCGCCCATGGTCACAGGCCTGCAGTCCTACCTCGCCGCGGCCGGTCTCGACGTCAACCACGAGCTCAAGAAGGGCAGCCTGCTCCTGTCTTCCGATCAGGGCCACCTCGTTGACGGCCTGTTTCACGCCGACACCATGCTTGAAGGGCTCGAGCTCGCCGCCCATCAGGCCCAGTCCGACGGCTACGAGGGCCTGTTTGCCGTCGGCGACATGACCTGGGAACTCGGCCTCGACCGCGACATCAAAAAGCTCCTTCAGTACGAATGGAAGCTCGAACAGCTCTTCCACCGCTGCCCTGCCCTCACCGGCATCTGCATGTATCACTCCGATACGCTTCCCCGTGAGCTGGTCCAGCACGGAACCCTCTCCCACGGCTCCATCTTCGTCAATCAGACGCTCTCCATCATCAATCCCTTCCACGTCCACACCGGCGCTCCCCGCCAACCGGTCCAAACCCTCGGCACCGAAGTCGAGGCGTTTTTGTCGAGAGTGATGCCCGAGACAATGAGCTAG